In Bactrocera oleae isolate idBacOlea1 chromosome 5, idBacOlea1, whole genome shotgun sequence, a genomic segment contains:
- the Sptz gene encoding zinc finger FYVE domain-containing protein 26 homolog: MDDIEAQIQEYFEVLPHTECNFLKSWLQSLQPNNSNIVPANFENITELLLSYIYPAVQILYASRERCKLQISRVFTEVLQILLKENLNENGGQFINFIANFPLNILDGPTLRFKLIKTLIAEVRSSDDVCLALLARHDSNLLVEVLEQSQQHYQNCSNGVPNKEFILHQALRNKLHFAPLIAKQLKNASNVKNRGLRNNLLILKIADELSNTKQTLSELGNINKWLSEYTVDGTPLHLKEIHKFFYADFQRIAIILDFLKRYTDLYKTITLDAILNGRSILKLLYDYDINTNFEETRRFLEATRKWQMQLTNMKSIYELEMETLNYYTALSTVCDIMLPNTNPNNLDAYYECKVQQLNGMLRKILNVDMLCALIEDIFQLIFLRCEHLRHASNIYSTAFHANLGHTAAHSSGVSSTAEAAVETPTASMRSTALSAESGRQGFICRGPALHAIFAFLKNFITKKIHSEDYKLASGRVQLRFQRIVDVITEALWKYAVLQKFDNSLTLSSSKQKFSLEAEELLQLIHAHIDVIEKSSSDDDSRDRSNHASLSRRKAARKKRRATISVTAGITRPAAQAGEPDCAKVNLMINSVNAAEETECNAVENLKSRREFNCLAERSIIPQMLGSPENLAIMALSLKNFSDVKFIIETFHLQDTALNRELVFVEQQQQIKQKLATIYENYLQKEQSGCGGDAEQPAATVEQIRNVAGKGFDVSRIISVIDTFALTQRIEATVEQQQLCQRYMNNPQYLFLRNFDADNLNAFIITDLVLNLPFNREITSNILMVVRRQQTVGASSNMTRSLRNDDGAANKQQLHSDIGALALLESLSECLQIQPQQRLCRLLNDNYYTLKPRKLALELQRERAFHAVFHKVDSEIGHIDDLKTHASLFHDLQAKCNYYQRFISYVQHLAQLVLLRDRNLEYHSGALLKINVCDVIGELIFECDMTPLEIEANVAALNLNLVHVIALNVCPEIAGKCAGDVGKIARRKITQQKAESILNYVANQNALLACLLHGVINAAGVSLSANNLNTSFLQALLKLEEIERVATLFNDNKFVAALRSDYDPSKLVADVVPKMTQLQLQTLDLGYQPKALQHRRTDQLLLQLIEEDARNIRLAGGIQDVGKRAKLIQANFTKIATTRLAKELIENTLQNRQAAKRIPIALRQQLEDTLADITIYAKVSEVLQFETWPQAYNFGMKTPTAIFEKLLQTHLYKLCYNWCRVVKLVERFAAQQQRFLDVLLNALLELHDDVSCGGSSSSSDSSANDGEVNKYLLKILETFPTADVANFLDTHKDKFRTVHLMRYTVGYLTRYNSHESHSYRNYKISLVIFEQLTPGELAPFWKLFTYPLLIIEQLVMNTKFETLTKVLNAVRTTLSQSDVAGTQMCAFCFDKRGHIYDIHTRSSNSPHKVKFQLGTDIGHTNNSAFILLNFNLYQKHHVITNECIDLLLRIYGTKALDYHVSDVASSSERISQTTDMQQSLDSLCGAFQMPALPPTREDWVRDDDATHCMCCHRAAFTMLMRRHHCRRCGRVVCFACSAHRMRIPDLYEDVEVRVCNDCFSKTEEVQRRRTQDAQAVAKDGMPTNAGGVGKRARDSDVYKWQLCGNITHDKLLREEFCYEHAPSVALCLSILAFHQGQQKCVDLLLYHCHKLEKLFVPNPEVDYELVAKMMNCLALAAKVRGGPPEIETIREHSMIIMSVVQNGCESLIPPGPLNNHSLRKLGDSLVQAEKWDLAFEVHLKCGFPTVGVMAAHGLSCLRAGCFDTAREKFSYCMTKLSSEYMNEKICKYIMSTTTTDTDTNDNPFESHTHEVDLQTTKRPQRGPPLLQEIVKTIESTPCLKPQPETLKRASLIRSSNTSLASMLSRRKDPCPIRMHEPALGILNTLANLKHIAKGQYNELHNNLSGTHANLDNKSRQYVQHTRGFEECLYYVLTYGSHTDVLQFLMRQRELNAALKYLLQQNLESDYFIHNIFLVSLRYGNLPSLIEHMQRMDASLGIWRVTLLQTCHYLETQNHLNSLYQLQLLLHDPVRASMTCVRFYSANCENFQHLHANAMHLHNAQQHLQSQLELTQWDKVNFEPLLRNRKSSFGSRRSSVSSGANTPATNMSFLMHMDARALNSHINTISMQLEVAKFLAHCERELSAPDEANTLKMLKQLRLDNSVKLKLPTLFDGAQERIQVCILILLCGKNIEEGFGLAYRIIHHYKLPEVKVFGASAKFLASNQRIAEVEKLISCITSNNGIQTRDIDEILSIAVNSACNCNDPEVKTVLDNLVKRIHSVELRISCHIFIGQLKSAYLLANKYERIGDIRRIQRQAELTNQVHIKKLCERKLSVNATARE, encoded by the exons ATGGATGACATAGAAGCGCAGATTCAGGAGTACTTCGAAGTGCTACCACATACCGAATGCAACTTTCTAAAG AGTTGGCTGCAAAGTTTACAACCCAACAATAGTAATATAGTACCAgctaatttcgaaaatataacaGAATTGCTGCTGAGCTACATATACCCTGCTGTGCAAATATTATATGCGAGTCGAGAAAGATGCAAACTTCAAATCAGTCGTGTATTCACTGAAGTACTAcaaatattattgaaagaaaatttgaatGAAAACGGTGGACAGTTCATTAATTTCATTGCAAATTTTCCGCTAAACATACTCGATGGTCCGACGTTAcgtttcaaattaataaaaactttaattgcGGAAGTCCGGAGTTCTGACGACGTATGCCTTGCTTTGCTGGCACGTCATGATTCCAATTTATTAGTGGAGGTGCTCGAACAATCACAACAACATTACCAGAATTGCTCAAATGGTGTGCCaaataaagaatttatattACATCAAGCATTACGAAATAAATTGCATTTTGCACCGTTGATtgcaaagcaattaaaaaatgcTAGTAATGTAAAAAATAGAGGTTTACGTAATAATTTATTGATACTAAAGATTGCCGATGAATTATCAAATACTAAACAGACATTGTCCGAACTCGGCAACATAAACAAATGGCTGTCAGAGTATACCGTTGATGGAACTCCGTTACATTTAAAAGAAATACATAAATTCTTTTATGCTGATTTTCAACGCATAGCtataattttagattttctAAAGCGTTATACggatttatataaaacaataacattAGATGCAATACTAAATGGCAGAAGCATTTTGAAGTTACTGTACGACTATGACATTAATACCAA CTTTGAAGAGACGCGCCGCTTTTTGGAAGCCACACGAAAATGGCAAATGCAGTTAACAAATATGAAAAGCATATACGAACTCGAAATGGAAACTTTAAATTACTACACAGCGCTTTCAACTGTGTGCGACATTATGTTACCCAATACAAACCCAAATAATTTGGATGCATACTACGAATGCAAGGTGCAGCAGCTAAACGGCATGCTACGTAAAATTCTCAATGTCGACATGCTGTGTGCTCTAATTGAGGATATTTTCCAATTAATATTCCTACGCTGTGAGCATTTGCGGCACGCTTCAAACATTTATTCAACAGCATTTCACGCAAACCTTGGCCACACGGCGGCGCATTCAAGTGGCGTTAGTAGcacagccgaagcagctgtggAAACACCCACAGCGTCTATGCGTTCAACGGCACTTTCTGCTGAAAGCGGACGTCAAGGTTTCATTTGTCGTGGCCCAGCGCTTCATGCAATATTTGCATTTCTCAAAAAtttcattaccaaaaaaatacaTTCGGAAGACTATAAATTGGCTTCGGGACGTGTGCAGCTACGCTTCCAACGCATTGTTGATGTAATAACGGAGGCACTGTGGAAATATGCAGTTTTGCAGAAATTTGATAACTCTCTTACGCTATCAAGTAGCAAGCAAAAGTTCAGCCTTGAGGCGGAAGAGTTGCTACAATTGATACACGCACATATCGATGTAATAGAGAAGTCTTCTAGTGACGATGACAGTCGTGATCGTAGTAACCATGCTAGTTTGTCGCGTCGCAAAGCAGCGCGTAAGAAACGGCGCGCCACAATTAGTGTTACCGCCGGCATTACGCGTCCCGCAGCACAAGCTGGTGAACCCGATTGTGCCAAAGTTAATTTAATGATTAATAGCGTCAATGCAGCAGAGGAAACGGAGTGCAATGCTGTTGAGAATTTGAAATCGCGTCGTGAATTTAATTGCTTGGCTGAACGTAGTATTATACCGCAGATGTTGGGCTCACCGGAGAATTTGGCTATAATGGCTTTGTCTTTGAAGAATTTCAGCGATGTTAAGTTCATCATTGAG ACTTTCCACTTGCAAGACACCGCACTCAACCGTGAGCTGGTTTTTgtcgagcaacaacaacagatcAAACAGAAATTGGCAACTATTTACGAAAACTATCTGCAGAAGGAGCAAAGCGGTTGCGGGGGTGATGCCGAGCAGCCAGCCGCCACTGTTGAGCAGATACGGAATGTCGCGGGCAAAGGTTTCGATGTGTCGCGCATAATCAGTGTCATTGACACGTTTGCGCTTACGCAACGCATAGAAGCCACAGTGGAACAGCAGCAACTGTGCCAGCGCTATATGAACAATccgcaatatttatttttgcgcaACTTCGACGCCGACAACTTGAACGCGTTCATCATCACCGACTTGGTGCTCAACTTGCCATTCAATCGTGAGATAACctcaaatattttaatggtTGTAAGGCGACAGCAGACCGTTGGCGCTAGTAGCAATATGACGCGTTCACTACGCAATGATGACGGCGCAGCCAATAAGCAGCAATTGCATAGTGATATCGGCGCCTTAGCGCTACTGGAAAGCCTCAGTGAGTGTCTGCAAATACAGCCACAGCAGCGACTCTGTCGACTGCTCAACGATAACTACTATACGTTGAAGCCGCGCAAATTGGCGCTGGAGTTGCAGCGTGAGCGCGCCTTTCATGCAGTCTTTCACAAAGTGGACAGCGAAATCGGACATATTGATGATTTGAAAACGCATGCGTCGCTCTTTCACGATCTTCAAGCGAAATGTAATTACTATCAACGCTTCATCAGCTACGTGCAACATTTAGCGCAACTTGTGCTGCTGCGTGATCGCAATTTGGAGTATCACAGCGGCGCGCTGCTGAAGATTAACGTCTGCGATGTCATCGGCGAATTGATTTTCGAATGCGATATGACGCCACTGGAGATCGAGGCGAATGTGGCAGCGTTGAATTTGAATTTAGTACACGTGATAGCGTTGAATGTGTGCCCCGAAATTGCGGGCAAATGTGCCGGTGACGTGGGCAAGATTGCGCGCCGCAAAATTACGCAACAGAAAGCGGAGAGCATACTCAACTATGTGGCGAATCAAAATGCACTGCTGGCATGTCTCTTGCACGGTGTCATTAATGCGGCCGGCGTGTCGTTGTCGGCAAATAATTTGAATACAAGCTTTCTACAAGCGCTACTCAAACTGGAGGAGATCGAGCGCGTCGCAACGCTCTTTAATGATAACAAATTTGTGGCTGCCTTGCGCTCCGACTACGATCCGAGCAAACTGGTTGCAGATGTGGTGCCGAAAATGACACAATTGCAGCTGCAGACACTCGATTTGGGTTACCAGCCGAAAGCGTTGCAGCATAGACGCACAGATCAATTGCTATTGCAGCTAATTGAGGAGGATGCGCGCAACATACGCTTGGCCGGTGGCATACAAGATGTGGGCAAGCGCGCCAAGCTGATACAAGCCAACTTCACGAAAATTGCCACCACACGCCTGGCCAAAGAGTTAATTGAGAACACGCTGCAAAATCGGCAAGCGGCCAAACGCATACCCATCGCGCTGCGCCAACAACTGGAGGACACTTTGGCAGATATTACAATTTATGCAAAAGTCTCCGAGGTATTGCAATTTGAGACATGGCCGCAAGCCTATAATTTCGGCATGAAGACACCAACCGCAATTTTCGAGAAACTCTTGCAAACGCATTTGTATAAACTCTGCTACAATTGGTGTCGTGTAGTGAAGCTGGTCGAACGCTTTGCCGCGCAGCAGCAACGCTTTTTGGATGTGCTACTCAACGCGCTGCTGGAATTGCATGACGATGTCAGTTGTGGCGGCAGTAGCAGTAGCAGTGACAGCAGCGCAAACGATGGCGAAGTCAACAAATACTTACTAAAAATACTCGAGACATTTCCCACAGCCGATGTTGCCAATTTTCTAGACACACACAAGGACAAGTTTCGCACGGTTCACTTAATGCGCTACACCGTCGGCTATCTGACGCGTTACAATTCGCACGAAAGTCACAGCTatcgaaattataaaatttctttggtAATTTTCGAACAGCTAACGCCCGGTGAACTTGCACCATTTTGGAAACTTTTCACCTATCCACTGTTGATCATTGAACAGTTGGTGATGAATACCAAATTCGAAACGCTCACCAAAGTGCTGAACGCCGTGCGTACGACGCTCTCACAGTCCGACGTTGCCGGCACACAAATGTGCGCCTTCTGTTTTGATAAGCGCGGTCACATTTACGATATACATACGCGCAGCTCGAATTCGCCGCATAAGGTGAAATTCCAACTTGGCACCGATATCGGGCACACCAACAATTCGGCGTTCATTTTGTTGAATTTCAATTTATACCAGAAGCATCATGTCATCACCAATGAGTGCATTGATTTGTTGTTGCGTATTTACGGCACGAAGGCGCTGGATTATCACGTCTCGGATGTGGCCTCCTCCTCGGAGCGCATCTCACAGACCACCGACATGCAACAGTCGTTGGATTCGCTTTGCGGCGCCTTTCAAATGCCCGCGTTGCCGCCGACGCGTGAGGATTGGGTGCGCGACGATGATGCCACGCACTGCATGTGCTGTCATCGTGCCGCCTTCACAATGCTCATGCGTCGTCATCATTGTCGGCGTTGTGGGCGTGTTGTTTGCTTTGCCTGTTCGGCGCATCGTATGCGCATACCCGATCTGTACGAAGATGTTGAGGTGCGCGTTTGCAACGATTGCTTTAGTAAAACGGAGGAGGTGCAACGCAGGCGTACACAGGATGCGCAGGCTGTGGCGAAGGACGGTATGCCGACTAACGCCGGCGGTGTTGGTAAGCGTGCACGTGATAGCGATGTATATAAATGGCAGCTTTGCGGTAATATTACGCATGATAAACTCTTGCGTGAGGAATTCTGCTATGAGCATGCGCCCAGCGTGGCGTTATGTCTCTCCATACTCGCCTTCCATCAGGGGCAGCAAAAATGTGTCGATCTGCTATTGTATCATTGTCATAAATTGGAAAAGCTATTTGTGCCAAATCCCGAGGTGGACTATGAGCTGGTCGCAAAAATGATGAACTGCCTCGCACTGGCCGCTAAG GTGCGTGGTGGCCCGCCAGAAATTGAAACCATACGCGAACATTCAATGATCATCATGTCGGTGGTGCAAAATGGCTGCGAGTCGTTAATACCGCCAGGTCCGCTCAATAATCACAGCTTACGCAAGCTGGGCGATTCACTGGTGCAGGCAGAGAAATGGGATTTGGCATTTGAGGTGCATCTCAAGTGTGGCTTTCCCACCGTCGGTGTGATGGCGGCGCATGGCTTGTCTTGTTTGCGCGCCGGCTGCTTTGACACGG CACGCGAAAAGTTCTCCTATTGCATGACAAAGTTGAGTAGCGAGTACATGAAtgagaaaatatgcaaatacataatGTCCACGACAACTACGGACACGGACACGAATGACAATCCCTTCGAATCGCATACCCATGAAGTGGACTTACAAACAACTAAACGGCCACAACGCGGTCCGCCGCTACTGCAAGAGATAGTAAAAACCATAGAGAGCACACCGTGCCTTAAACCGCAACCGGAAACATTGAAGCGCGCCTCACTCATACGCAGCTCGAATACCTCACTCGCCTCCATGTTGTCGCGACGCAAAGACCCATGCCCTATACGCATGCACGAGCCCGCCTTGGGCATACTCAATACACTCGCCAATTTGAAGCACATCGCGAAGGGTCAGTACAACGAACTGCACAATAATCTCAGTGGCACTCAcgcaaatttggacaataaATCACGGCAGTATGTGCAACATACGCGCGGTTTCGAAGAATGCCTCTACTATGTGCTCACCTATGGCTCACACACGGATGTGCTGCAATTTCTCATGCGCCAACGCGAACTCAACGCGGCGCTCAAGTATTTGCTGCAACAAAATCTCGAATCGGATTACTTTATACACAATATATTTCTCGTCTCGCTGCGCTATGGCAATCTGCCGTCACTAATCGAGCACATGCAGAGGATGGACGCTAGTTTGGGCATATGGCGTGTGACGCTGCTGCAGACCTGTCACTATTTGGAGACACAAAATCATCTCAACTCGCTCTATCAGCTGCAGTTGCTGCTGCACGATCCTGTGCGCGCCAGCATGACCTGCGTACGCTTCTACTCGGCGAATTGTGAGAATTTCCAACATCTGCACGCGAACGCCATGCATTTGCACAATGCGCAACAGCACTTGCAAAGTCAGCTGGAGCTGACGCAATGGGATAAGGTGAATTTCGAGCCATTGCTGCGCAATCGGAAAAGCTCGTTCGGCAGTCGGCGCTCGAGTGTGAGTTCGGGTGCGAATACACCGGCTACGAATATGAGCTTTTTAATGCATATGGATGCGCGCGCGCTCAATAGTCACATCAACACGATCTCAATGCAATTGGAAGTGGCGAAGTTCTTGGCGCATTGCGAACGTGAGTTGAGTGCGCCCGACGAAGCCAACACTTTGAAAATGCTCAAACAg CTACGCCTGGACAACTCGGTTAAATTAAAGTTGCCCACGCTCTTCGATGGCGCTCAGGAGCGCATACAAGTATGCATATTGATTTTGCTGTGCGGTAAGAATATCGAGGAGGGTTTTGGCTTAGCCTACAG AATTATACACCACTACAAGCTGCCGGAGGTGAAAGTATTCGGTGCGTCTGCCAAATTTCTTGCTAGCAACCAGCGCATTGCCGAAGTTGAAAAGCTAATAAGCTGCATAACTTCTAACAATGGCATACAGACGCGTGACATTGATGAAATCCTATCGATTGCCGTCAACTCGGCTTGCAACTGTAATGACCCGGAGGTAAAAACTGTACTTGATAATCTCGTCAAACGGATTCACAGCGTGGAATTGCGCATATCTTGTCACATCTTTATTGGCCAGCTGAAATCGGCATACCTCTTAGCGAATAAGTACGAACGTATTGGTGATATTCGTCGTATACAACGACAAGCCGAACTCACAAATCAGGTGCACATTAAGAAATTATGTGAGAGAAAATTGAGTGTGAACGCCACAGCGCGCGAATGA
- the LOC106625905 gene encoding glycine-rich selenoprotein: MVYIDRDGSVLQRRPWSVSRVLEIFTGLWFISITFFRALISPFMKDEHSSSGGNSRRGGWGGGFGGGGGGGGGGGGSGGGGGGGSGGGSFGPNRRIGRINNTSMDAPSCGSCCG, translated from the exons ATGGTGTACATAGATCGAG ATGGCAGCGTTTTGCAACGTCGTCCTTGGAGTGTGTCTCGCGTATTGGAGATTTTTACAGGACTTTGGTTCATTTCGATAACATT tttCAGAGCACTAATATCGCCATTCATGAAGGATGAGCATAGCAGCAGTGGAGGTAATAGCCGTAGAGGCGGTTGGGGCGGCGGCTTTGGTGGCGGCGGAGGAGGTGGAGGCGGTGGCGGTGGTTCTGGTGGTGGAGGAGGTGGTGGCAGCGGCGGCGGTAGCTTTGGACCTAACCGTCGTATAGGACGCATCAATAACACATCAATGGACGCACCTAGCTGTGGCAGTTGTTGTGGATAA
- the LOC106626215 gene encoding glycine-rich selenoprotein, which translates to MVYIDRDGRVLERRPWSLARVLEIFTSLWFVTVTFFKTLMAPFMNNDNPSSNTRPSRWGTGGGGGPGGGGGGGRGGGGGGFNQGLRPNRRIGRVVNTSMDCNIPGGG; encoded by the exons ATGGTGTATATAGATCGAG ATGGCCGTGTCTTGGAGCGGAGACCATGGAGTTTGGCGCGCGTATTGGAGATATTCACAAGCCTTTGGTTTGTGACTGTCACCTT CTTTAAAACGCTGATGGCTCCCTTCATGAATAATGACAATCCCAGCAGCAATACGCGACCGAGTAGATGGGGAACCGGTGGTGGAGGTGGTCCAGGTGGAGGTGGTGGTGGTGGAcgtggtggtggcggtggcggtTTCAATCAAGGCCTTCGTCCAAACCGTCGGATTGGACGTGTTGTGAATACGTCAATGGATTGTAATATACCTGGTGGCGGATGA
- the LOC106625677 gene encoding venom allergen-1 translates to MLAMRFILLILTAVNAALATNYCDPKLCRSTPHIACGHDGAFATRCIDAEVVRLTKRQRDLIVQAHNKVRNRVAGGTSALQPACRMATMQWDDELAALAELNVKQCESSHDCHNTDTFKYSGQNLAWITYNDSPNTTEMSLKSVHMWSGEIENTKMEHINKYPNNYQGPAIGHFTVMVADRNIRVGCAASTYMDPDESQYAFLFACNYAKTNLIGFPMYKSCSSAASLCKTGRNRRYRNLCSPSEKY, encoded by the exons ATGCTAGCAATGCGATTTATATTACTCATTCTAACGGCAGTCAATGCGGCATTGGCAACAAATTACTGCGATCCGAAGTTGTGCCGTTCGACACCACATATTGCTTGCGGACACGACGGC GCTTTTGCGACGCGCTGTATAGATGCGGAAGTAGTGAGACTCACAAAAAGACAAAGGGATTTGATTGTTCAAGCACACAATAAAGTGCGCAATCGCGTCGCTGGTGGCACGTCTGCTCTACAGCCGGCCTGTCGCATGGCCACCATGCAGTGGGATGACGAATTGGCCGCACTGGCAGAGTTAAATGTGAAACAGTGCGAGAGCAGCCATGACTGCCACAATACGGATACCTTTAAGTATTCCGGtcaaaatttagcatggataACCTACAATGATTCACCGAATACAACCGAAATGTCATTAAAGTCAGTGCATATGTGGTCTGGTGAGATCGAGAATACCAAAATGGAGCATATCAATAAGTATCCGAATAATTATCAAGGCCC CGCAATTGGTCATTTCACCGTTATGGTGGCTGATCGTAATATTCGCGTAGGCTGTGCTGCTTCTACCTATATGGATCCGGATGAATCACAATATGCATTCCTATTCGCTTGTAATTATGCAAAAACGAATTTGATCGGCTTTCCAATGTACAAGAGTTGCTCCAGCGCTGCTTCGCTTTGTAAGACTGGCCGAAATCGGCGTTACCGTAACCTTTGTTCGCCAtcggaaaaatattaa
- the LOC106625363 gene encoding alpha-(1,3)-fucosyltransferase C-like: MSSNRLNTFKEMYSNTRIIILLTLIILVIFTRNNARNAIFRTSKLSSSQDIVVLFWTDFFEDKRWTLPADTLHAKCPQTNCIFTNQHDFLPSIVDYAAIVFHTACNFSNGTPQQRSPNQSFVFAQLESPEHTRHNLQAEKNFYNLTLSYRLDSDIVWSYNVVKTISTRQIIAPAQDPIWTAVEVGWTQNDTDLLLSIEGKRKMAAWFVSNCKAPSRRDGLVKALQAHMQVDVYGKCGTLRCERFNSSCDALLDKDYKFYLSFENSLCKDYVTEKLFNALQRHIVPVVFGGANYTRFAPPHSYIDAQDFKNASTLAAYLNYLSEHPYEYAKYFWWRRYYLVEAYESGVQMLPYCELCRRIHSQPTVRRTQIYEDINGFWTDEVCTKKARIDF; the protein is encoded by the exons ATGTCCTCTAACAGACTAAACACATTTAAGGAAATGTACAGTAATACGCGAATCATAATTCTACTTACGCTTATCATTTTGGTGATCTTTACGCGAAACAATGCACGAAATGCAATCTTCCGCACGTCGAAGTTGTCATCGTCGCAAGACATCGTTGTACTCTTCTGGACTGACTTCTTTGAGGACAAGCGCTGGACCTTACCCGCGGACACCCTGCATGCGAAGTGCCCacaaacaaattgcattttCACCAATCAGCACGACTTTTTACCTTCCATCGTCGATTATGCAGCGATCGTTTTTCATACGGCGTGTAATTTTTCAAACGGCACACCACAACAACGTTCGCCCAATCAATCGTTTGTGTTCGCACAATTAGAATCACCTGAACACACCAGGCATAATTTACAGGCCGAAAAGAATTTCTATAATCTCACGTTGAGTTATCGCCTCGATTCGGACATTGTGTGGAGTTATAATGTGGTCAAAACGATTTCAACGCGTCAAATTATTGCGCCCGCGCAAGATCCAATATGGACAGCGGTGGAAGTGGGTTGGACGCAAAACGATACGGATTTGTTATTGTCAATTGAAGGAAAGCGTAAAATGGCCGCTTGGTTTGTGTCCAATTGTAAGGCGCCGTCGAGACGGGACGGCTTAGTGAAGGCGCTGCAGGCGCACATGCAAGTCGATGTGTATGGCAAATGTGGGACCTTGAG ATGCGAACGCTTCAACAGCAGTTGCGATGCGTTGCTCGACAAAGATTACAAATTCTATTTGAGTTTTGAGAATTCACTTTGCAAGGATTATGTAACGGAAAAGCTTTTCAACGCCCTGCAGCGACACATTGTGCCCGTGGTGTTTGGTGGTGCAAATTATACGCGTTTCGCGCCACCACACTCCTACATTGACGCACAGGACTTTAAAAACGCCTCAACTCTGGCAGCATACCTTAATTATTTGAGTGAGCATCCTTATGAGTATGCCAAGTACTTTTGGTGGCGTCGCTATTACTTGGTCGAGGCTTACGAAAGCGGCGTTCAAATGCTGCCATATTGTGAGTTATGTCGGCGTATTCACTCACAACCCACCGTTAGACGTACACAAATCTATGAAGATATAAATGGGTTTTGGACCGATGAAGTATGCACGAAAAAGGCTCGAATAGATTTCTAA